In a genomic window of [Empedobacter] haloabium:
- a CDS encoding TolC family protein gives MRILRFPVYMAAAACMLPILSSAQSAPTPTLHALVDAAWQRSPLAQTLLARQHETAAARDVAASWLAEAPSLGVSERSDRWTEQRNRRETELSLSAPVVLPAQHGARRQFAARAGEELDAQLAQARLAVAGEVRSRLWEAAGARAVLAEQTDHLHHLEELAADVDRRVKAGDLARSDALLARQEVLAASADLALARGRAAETLGRFRQLTGAAALPDLQPEPLPAERGDADHAQLRAAQAAEARARAAVELASASRQAAPTVALSLRRERDGVMPGAERSVGIALQIPLSGTLRNRPAEAWAGTQLATASAELALAQASVDTALAVAREQLDHARAALEAASARAALMREHTALFEQAFRLGEKPLTDLLRSRALGHEAEVAVRQQRIAVARAHSQLNQASGVVP, from the coding sequence ATGCGTATCCTACGCTTCCCCGTTTATATGGCGGCTGCTGCCTGCATGCTGCCGATCCTGTCGAGCGCGCAAAGCGCGCCGACCCCGACACTGCACGCGCTGGTCGATGCCGCCTGGCAGCGCTCGCCGCTGGCGCAGACGCTGCTCGCCCGGCAGCATGAAACCGCCGCGGCGCGTGACGTTGCCGCGTCCTGGCTGGCGGAGGCGCCCAGCCTCGGCGTCTCTGAACGTTCCGACCGCTGGACCGAGCAGCGCAACCGCCGTGAAACCGAGCTGTCGCTGAGCGCGCCGGTCGTGCTGCCCGCCCAGCACGGCGCGCGGCGCCAGTTCGCCGCGCGTGCCGGCGAAGAGCTCGATGCACAACTGGCACAGGCCCGTCTTGCCGTTGCTGGCGAGGTGCGGTCCCGCTTGTGGGAGGCGGCCGGCGCGCGCGCCGTGCTGGCGGAACAGACCGACCACCTGCACCACCTGGAAGAGCTGGCCGCCGACGTCGACCGCCGCGTCAAGGCCGGCGACCTGGCGCGCAGCGACGCCTTGTTGGCGCGGCAGGAGGTGCTGGCCGCCAGTGCCGACCTGGCGCTGGCGCGCGGCCGTGCCGCCGAGACGCTGGGCCGGTTTCGCCAGCTGACCGGCGCCGCCGCCCTGCCTGACCTGCAGCCGGAACCCCTGCCGGCCGAACGCGGCGACGCGGACCATGCCCAGCTGCGGGCGGCACAGGCGGCGGAGGCGCGGGCGCGGGCCGCGGTCGAGCTGGCGTCGGCCAGCCGGCAGGCTGCGCCGACCGTCGCCTTGTCGCTGCGGCGCGAGCGCGACGGCGTGATGCCCGGCGCCGAGCGCAGCGTCGGTATCGCGCTGCAGATCCCGCTGTCCGGCACGCTGCGCAACCGCCCGGCCGAGGCATGGGCCGGTACCCAGCTGGCGACCGCCTCGGCCGAGCTGGCGCTGGCGCAGGCGAGCGTGGACACGGCGCTTGCCGTGGCCCGCGAGCAGCTGGACCATGCCCGCGCCGCCCTGGAAGCGGCCAGCGCCCGCGCCGCGCTGATGCGCGAGCACACCGCCTTGTTCGAGCAGGCCTTCCGCCTGGGCGAAAAACCGCTGACCGACCTGCTGCGCTCGCGCGCACTGGGCCATGAAGCCGAGGTGGCCGTGCGCCAGCAACGCATCGCCGTGGCCCGCGCCCATTCCCAATTGAACCAAGCCTCAGGAGTCGTGCCATGA
- a CDS encoding VPLPA-CTERM sorting domain-containing protein, giving the protein MLKKLMSAAVLAAAAATAHAAPQSYEITYRGFQAVHDGVFEPDRTLHVTFTVDDLDHNGSYSLDELLALDSNRIAYSGSCNIIHCVDIFTWTPGALPTFSARYINNNGFDFTMQSIVTGESHKSFYQSSFGFRYDYTWDWTPATTATITAVPEPASFGMLAVGLAGMLALGRRRRAHG; this is encoded by the coding sequence ATGCTGAAAAAACTGATGAGCGCGGCCGTGCTTGCCGCCGCTGCCGCCACCGCCCATGCGGCACCGCAAAGCTACGAAATCACCTACCGCGGCTTCCAGGCCGTGCATGACGGTGTGTTCGAGCCGGACCGCACCTTGCACGTCACCTTTACCGTGGACGACCTCGACCACAACGGCTCATATTCGCTGGACGAACTGCTTGCGCTCGACTCGAACCGCATCGCGTACTCCGGCAGCTGCAACATCATTCATTGCGTCGACATCTTCACCTGGACGCCGGGCGCGTTGCCGACGTTTTCCGCGCGCTACATCAACAACAACGGCTTCGACTTCACCATGCAGTCCATCGTGACGGGCGAGAGCCATAAATCGTTCTACCAGAGTAGCTTCGGCTTCCGCTACGACTATACGTGGGACTGGACCCCGGCCACGACGGCCACCATCACGGCCGTGCCGGAACCGGCATCGTTCGGGATGCTGGCCGTGGGTCTCGCGGGCATGCTGGCGCTCGGGCGGCGGCGCCGGGCGCATGGCTGA
- a CDS encoding energy transducer TonB, with translation MHWTRSPRGKLRTALVLALATMALRAFATEVPSANDRFDPRTCAMPVKPAAAQAEHRSGAVMLAILIGADGTVQKTRIVQSSGHADLDEATRAGFARCTFKPGKVDGVPTAAWQMIKYIWSPEDSTEPAQP, from the coding sequence ATGCACTGGACAAGAAGCCCACGTGGCAAGCTGCGGACGGCACTGGTGTTGGCACTGGCCACAATGGCGCTGCGTGCGTTCGCAACGGAGGTGCCATCGGCCAACGACAGGTTCGATCCCCGCACCTGTGCGATGCCGGTCAAGCCTGCCGCGGCACAAGCCGAGCACCGGTCCGGCGCGGTCATGCTGGCGATCCTGATCGGCGCGGATGGCACCGTGCAGAAGACGAGGATCGTCCAATCCAGCGGTCATGCCGACCTGGACGAGGCCACGCGCGCCGGCTTTGCGCGATGCACGTTCAAGCCCGGAAAGGTCGATGGCGTGCCGACCGCGGCCTGGCAGATGATCAAGTACATCTGGTCGCCGGAGGACAGTACGGAGCCGGCGCAGCCGTGA
- a CDS encoding DUF2141 domain-containing protein: MNLFVNLLAGALLAGAGMAQAADMTVGIEGLKNANGQVLVAVFDRAADFLKQPVRVAAVTAQQGKVRVSIAGLPAGDYALSVFQDENGNGKLDKNVIGMPVEPYGFSNDAAGSFGPPSFLDAVVHLADTGGSATITLR; the protein is encoded by the coding sequence ATGAATCTGTTTGTGAATCTGCTGGCGGGCGCACTGCTGGCGGGCGCCGGGATGGCCCAGGCGGCCGACATGACCGTCGGCATTGAAGGATTGAAGAACGCCAACGGGCAAGTGCTGGTGGCCGTGTTCGACCGCGCCGCCGATTTTCTCAAGCAGCCGGTGCGCGTGGCAGCGGTTACTGCCCAGCAGGGCAAAGTGCGGGTTTCCATTGCCGGGCTGCCGGCGGGCGACTATGCCCTCAGCGTGTTCCAGGACGAAAACGGCAACGGCAAGCTCGACAAGAACGTGATCGGCATGCCCGTCGAGCCCTACGGTTTCAGCAACGACGCCGCCGGCAGTTTCGGCCCGCCCAGCTTCCTGGACGCGGTGGTGCACCTGGCCGACACCGGTGGCTCGGCCACCATCACGCTGCGCTGA
- a CDS encoding YkvA family protein: MRISDTLRTWARKIKHDGVTLWFACKDPGTPLAVKALCALVVAYALSPIDLIPDFIPVLGYLDDVILLPGMIWLAVRLIPTEVIARCRIETDKWMATNGRKPRTPWGIVFVVTVWIIGAWALWVYVLASHF; the protein is encoded by the coding sequence GTGAGAATTTCAGACACATTGCGTACCTGGGCACGCAAGATCAAGCACGACGGCGTTACCCTGTGGTTCGCCTGCAAGGACCCCGGAACTCCCCTGGCTGTCAAGGCGCTTTGCGCGCTGGTCGTGGCCTATGCCCTCAGTCCCATCGACCTCATTCCGGACTTTATTCCTGTGCTGGGCTACCTGGACGACGTGATCCTGCTCCCAGGCATGATCTGGCTGGCGGTCAGACTCATCCCAACAGAAGTCATTGCTCGATGCCGGATCGAGACCGACAAATGGATGGCCACGAACGGCCGGAAACCGCGGACGCCATGGGGGATCGTGTTCGTTGTGACCGTGTGGATCATTGGGGCCTGGGCGTTGTGGGTCTATGTCCTGGCATCGCACTTCTAG
- a CDS encoding efflux RND transporter permease subunit has product MFNSIVRFSLNNRLLVLAAAALLMVYGALMAQRTPIDVFPDLNKPVVTVLTEAGGMAPEEVEQLVSFPLETGLNGMPGVTRVRSVSGVGLSIVYAEFDWGTDVYRNRQLVAERLALAREQLPTGVNPVMGPVSSIMGELMLIALPIDLAKTDPMKAREYADFVLRPRLLSIPGVSQAIPIGGEVRQLRVEPDPVRMAQVGITLDQLTTALRGFAANSSGGFIDLNSREYLIRNLGRTTRLEDARGLPVAFRNSVPVLLEQVAQVRYAAAFKRGDAGMNGRPAVIVSVQKQPSGDTMQLTRQIETALSELRQGLPAGLAAPVVLFRQADFIESSIGNVVEALRDGAILVAVVLFAFLLSARSTVISLVAIPLSLAVTALAFHLLGQSINVMTLGGLAIAIGELVDDAVVDVENILRRLRQRPEGTSVLETIWQASVEVRSGIVYATVIVVLVFVPLFALPGIEGRLFAPLGIAYITSILASMLVSMTVTPVLSLYLLPRMKRLRHGDSPLVRWLKRHDERLLHWSLPRARAALAIAVVAVVAAAASVPFFPRAFLPPFNEGSLVMGMTFAPGTALAEANRMGALAETLVKQVPEVVKVGRRTGRAELDEHAEGVHSSEIDVDLKPSERTREEVMAAIRAQLSVIPASIAIGQPISHRLDHLLSGVRAQVALKIYGDDLDTLRGLADTLRTRLATVPGLVDLSVERQVLIPQVKVRVDYRKAAQAGLSAGQVLAALEAMSEGTKVTQVIDGARRYDLVVRLADARRTPQDLERLMLDTPAGRLPLASLATVEEGDGPNQIGRENGRRRIVVYANTDGSSMSRIIGDVRGAVAATRLPGGYFVSIEGQFQAQEQAQRLIAGLSLASLVLVFLVLYTRYRSAVLAVVIMANIPFALVGSVVAMWLAGVSLSVASMVGFITLAGIATRNGILKISHYINLCKFEGESFGWPMIVRGSLERLTPVLMTALVAAFALLPLLLAADAPGKELLHPVAVVIFGGLVSSTLLDSLLTPLIVWLVGRKPLQAVLARSDAESY; this is encoded by the coding sequence ATGTTCAACTCAATCGTACGATTCAGCCTGAACAACCGCCTGCTGGTGCTGGCCGCCGCCGCGCTGCTGATGGTGTATGGCGCGCTGATGGCGCAGCGTACGCCGATCGACGTCTTTCCCGACCTGAACAAGCCGGTCGTCACGGTGCTGACGGAGGCAGGCGGCATGGCGCCCGAAGAAGTCGAGCAACTCGTGTCGTTCCCGCTGGAGACGGGCCTGAACGGCATGCCCGGGGTGACGCGGGTACGGTCGGTGTCCGGCGTCGGCCTGTCGATCGTCTATGCGGAATTCGACTGGGGCACCGACGTGTACCGCAACCGCCAGCTGGTGGCCGAGCGGCTGGCGCTGGCGCGCGAGCAGTTGCCGACCGGCGTCAATCCGGTCATGGGGCCGGTCTCGTCGATCATGGGGGAGCTGATGTTGATCGCGCTGCCGATCGACCTGGCGAAAACGGACCCGATGAAGGCGCGCGAGTATGCCGACTTCGTGCTGCGCCCGCGCCTGTTGTCGATTCCCGGCGTGTCGCAGGCGATCCCGATCGGCGGCGAGGTGCGGCAGTTGCGCGTCGAACCGGACCCGGTGCGCATGGCGCAAGTCGGCATCACGCTGGACCAGCTGACGACCGCGCTGCGGGGCTTTGCCGCCAACAGCAGCGGCGGCTTCATCGACCTGAACAGCCGCGAGTACCTGATCCGCAACCTGGGCCGCACCACCCGGCTGGAGGATGCGCGCGGCCTGCCGGTGGCGTTCCGCAACAGCGTTCCCGTGCTGCTGGAACAGGTGGCGCAGGTGCGCTACGCGGCCGCCTTCAAGCGCGGCGACGCGGGCATGAACGGGCGCCCGGCCGTCATCGTCAGCGTGCAGAAGCAGCCCAGCGGCGACACCATGCAGCTGACGCGCCAGATCGAGACGGCATTGTCCGAGCTGCGCCAGGGCCTGCCCGCCGGCCTGGCGGCCCCCGTCGTGTTGTTCCGGCAGGCCGACTTCATCGAATCGTCGATCGGCAACGTGGTCGAGGCATTGCGCGATGGCGCCATCCTCGTCGCCGTCGTGCTGTTCGCGTTCCTGCTGAGTGCGCGCAGCACGGTCATTTCGCTGGTGGCGATCCCCCTGTCGCTGGCCGTCACGGCGCTGGCGTTTCACCTGCTGGGGCAGTCGATCAACGTGATGACCCTGGGCGGGCTGGCGATCGCGATCGGCGAGCTGGTCGACGATGCCGTCGTCGATGTCGAAAACATCCTCAGGCGGCTGCGGCAACGGCCCGAGGGCACGTCCGTGCTGGAGACGATCTGGCAAGCGTCGGTCGAGGTGCGTTCCGGCATCGTCTACGCGACGGTGATCGTGGTGCTGGTGTTCGTGCCGCTGTTCGCGCTGCCCGGCATCGAGGGCCGGCTGTTCGCGCCGCTGGGCATTGCCTACATCACGTCGATCCTGGCGTCGATGCTGGTGTCGATGACGGTCACGCCCGTGCTGTCGCTGTACCTGCTGCCACGCATGAAGCGCTTGCGGCATGGTGACAGTCCGCTGGTGCGCTGGCTCAAGCGGCATGACGAGCGCCTGTTGCACTGGTCGCTGCCGCGGGCCCGCGCCGCGCTGGCCATCGCCGTGGTGGCGGTGGTGGCCGCGGCCGCCTCGGTGCCGTTCTTCCCACGCGCGTTCCTGCCGCCGTTCAACGAAGGCTCGCTGGTGATGGGCATGACGTTCGCGCCGGGCACCGCGCTGGCCGAAGCGAACCGGATGGGCGCCCTGGCCGAAACCCTGGTCAAGCAGGTACCGGAAGTGGTCAAGGTAGGCCGCCGCACGGGGCGCGCCGAGCTGGACGAGCATGCCGAGGGCGTGCACTCGTCCGAGATCGACGTCGACTTGAAACCGTCCGAGCGCACGCGCGAGGAAGTCATGGCGGCGATCCGCGCGCAGTTGTCCGTCATTCCGGCCTCGATCGCCATCGGCCAGCCGATTTCGCACCGGCTCGATCACCTGCTGTCGGGGGTGCGGGCGCAGGTCGCCCTGAAAATCTATGGCGACGATCTCGACACCCTGCGCGGCCTGGCCGACACGTTGCGCACGCGTCTGGCAACGGTGCCGGGACTGGTCGACCTGTCCGTCGAACGGCAGGTGCTGATCCCGCAGGTCAAGGTGCGCGTGGATTACCGCAAGGCCGCGCAGGCCGGCTTGTCGGCCGGCCAGGTGCTGGCAGCGCTCGAAGCCATGTCCGAGGGGACCAAGGTGACGCAGGTGATCGACGGCGCGCGCCGCTATGACCTGGTGGTGCGCCTGGCGGATGCGCGGCGCACGCCGCAGGATCTGGAACGGCTGATGCTGGACACGCCGGCGGGCCGGCTGCCGCTGGCGTCGCTGGCCACCGTCGAGGAAGGCGACGGTCCGAACCAGATCGGCCGCGAGAACGGCCGGCGCCGCATCGTCGTGTACGCCAATACCGACGGCTCGAGCATGTCGCGCATCATCGGCGACGTGCGCGGCGCGGTGGCGGCCACGCGGCTGCCGGGCGGCTACTTCGTCAGCATCGAAGGCCAGTTCCAGGCGCAGGAGCAGGCGCAGCGGCTGATCGCCGGGCTGTCGCTCGCATCCCTGGTGTTGGTCTTCCTGGTGCTGTACACGCGCTACCGCTCGGCCGTGCTGGCCGTCGTCATCATGGCCAACATCCCGTTCGCGCTGGTTGGCAGCGTGGTCGCGATGTGGCTGGCCGGCGTGTCGCTGTCGGTCGCCTCGATGGTCGGTTTCATCACGCTGGCCGGTATCGCCACGCGCAACGGCATCCTGAAGATCAGCCACTACATCAACCTGTGCAAGTTCGAGGGCGAGTCGTTCGGCTGGCCGATGATCGTGCGCGGCTCGCTGGAGCGGCTGACGCCCGTGCTGATGACGGCGCTGGTGGCCGCGTTCGCGCTGCTGCCGCTGCTGCTGGCGGCTGATGCGCCAGGCAAGGAACTGCTGCACCCGGTGGCGGTCGTCATTTTCGGCGGCCTGGTCAGCTCGACCTTGCTGGATTCGCTGCTGACGCCGCTGATTGTCTGGCTGGTGGGGCGCAAGCCGCTACAGGCCGTGCTGGCGCGCAGCGACGCGGAAAGTTATTGA
- a CDS encoding glutathione S-transferase, translated as MYRLHCFAQSGNAFKVAFMLRALELPFEAVHVAFLDGATADPAWRDAHNEMGEAPVLEDGELRLTQSGAILTYLAKKHGHFGGVTEAEQLEVLRWLLFDNHKFTSYYATYRFMKALGKHRPDPVILKFLLSRIEGAFNIVDKHLASSAYIVGDSPTIADFSLSGYHFFPQEESGIDVAGRWPHIGAWLERLKALPGWASPYDVMPGERLPPRWPDA; from the coding sequence ATGTACCGTCTGCACTGCTTCGCCCAATCCGGCAACGCCTTCAAGGTGGCGTTCATGCTGCGAGCCCTCGAGCTGCCGTTCGAGGCCGTCCACGTGGCCTTTCTCGACGGCGCCACGGCCGATCCGGCCTGGCGTGACGCGCACAACGAAATGGGCGAGGCGCCCGTCCTGGAGGATGGCGAACTGCGGCTGACGCAGTCCGGTGCCATCCTCACCTACCTGGCCAAAAAACATGGCCACTTCGGCGGCGTGACGGAGGCCGAGCAGCTGGAAGTGCTGCGCTGGCTGCTGTTCGACAACCACAAATTCACCAGCTACTACGCGACCTACCGCTTCATGAAAGCGCTGGGCAAGCACCGGCCCGATCCCGTCATCCTGAAGTTCCTGCTGAGCCGCATCGAAGGCGCCTTCAATATCGTCGACAAGCACCTGGCCAGCAGCGCCTACATCGTCGGCGACAGCCCGACCATCGCGGACTTCTCGCTGAGCGGCTACCATTTCTTCCCGCAGGAAGAGAGCGGCATCGACGTGGCCGGGCGCTGGCCGCACATCGGCGCCTGGCTCGAACGCCTCAAGGCCCTGCCGGGCTGGGCCTCGCCCTACGATGTGATGCCGGGCGAACGCCTGCCGCCGCGCTGGCCGGACGCCTGA
- a CDS encoding HlyD family efflux transporter periplasmic adaptor subunit — MSARTRMIVLGLLVMQAVHASPGAHGPNGEHLDGQATSPASGLSRLPDGSVNVPKLAQRRMVIRTVKAVQGHHPQTVELNGRVVIDPNAGGRVQAPFAGRIAPGPQGLPTPGQAVRKGQVLARLTPVASAIERGNQEATLADLRAMRVAAEGRVKRLQLLEGTVPAKDIEAARAELASIVGRLQAVRRSVQGTEAILAPADGVIASAQVLAGQIVEARDVLFDVVDPARALVEASTPDVALASRIATASLPAAPEAKLTLVGAGRSLRDGALPVTFRASGATLPLAVGQPVSVLARLKTTVQGIALPAEALVRNPANETVVWIKSGAMRFIAQPVEARPLDAHTIVVTRGLSPENRVVVSGAALINQIR; from the coding sequence ATGAGCGCGCGCACTCGAATGATCGTCCTCGGCCTCCTCGTCATGCAGGCCGTTCACGCCTCGCCCGGCGCGCACGGCCCGAACGGCGAGCACCTGGACGGCCAGGCAACGTCCCCCGCCAGCGGCCTGTCCCGCCTGCCGGACGGCAGCGTCAACGTGCCCAAGCTGGCCCAGCGCCGTATGGTCATCCGCACCGTCAAGGCCGTGCAGGGTCACCACCCGCAAACGGTCGAACTGAACGGCCGCGTCGTCATCGACCCGAACGCGGGGGGCCGCGTGCAGGCACCGTTTGCCGGCCGCATCGCGCCGGGCCCGCAGGGCTTGCCCACGCCCGGCCAGGCCGTGCGCAAGGGACAAGTGCTGGCCCGGCTGACACCGGTCGCCAGCGCCATCGAACGTGGCAACCAGGAAGCCACCCTGGCCGACCTGCGCGCCATGCGCGTGGCGGCCGAGGGCCGCGTCAAACGCCTGCAGCTGCTGGAGGGCACCGTGCCCGCGAAGGACATCGAGGCCGCGCGTGCCGAGCTGGCCAGCATCGTCGGCCGGCTGCAGGCCGTGCGCCGCTCGGTGCAAGGGACTGAAGCGATCCTGGCGCCAGCCGATGGCGTGATCGCCAGCGCGCAGGTGCTGGCCGGCCAGATCGTCGAGGCGCGCGACGTGCTGTTCGACGTTGTCGATCCGGCCCGCGCGCTGGTCGAGGCCAGCACGCCCGACGTGGCGCTGGCCAGCCGCATCGCCACGGCCAGCCTGCCGGCGGCGCCGGAGGCCAAACTGACCTTGGTCGGCGCCGGGCGCAGCCTGCGCGACGGCGCCCTGCCCGTCACGTTCCGCGCCAGCGGCGCAACACTGCCGCTGGCGGTGGGCCAGCCGGTGTCCGTGCTGGCCCGCCTGAAGACGACCGTCCAGGGCATCGCCCTGCCGGCCGAGGCGCTGGTGCGCAATCCGGCCAACGAGACGGTGGTGTGGATCAAGTCCGGCGCCATGCGTTTCATCGCCCAGCCGGTCGAAGCGCGGCCGCTGGACGCGCACACGATCGTGGTCACGCGCGGCCTGTCGCCGGAAAACCGGGTGGTGGTGTCCGGCGCGGCGCTGATCAACCAGATCCGGTAA
- a CDS encoding carotenoid oxygenase family protein, whose translation MDRRNFLQGVAAGATLTALPILARADETKDAYRAHLPGTPRLAPLAGCASERLGGVAALEGRWPAELRGTFYRNGPARFELGGERYRHWFDGDGMAHAWHIDGGTVRHEARFVRTQKYEQETAAGRFLYPAFDTRIARRPVGNNDSVNPANTNLVPHGGKLYALWEGGSATELDPDGLATRGIKRWRDDLAAMPFSAHPKITPDGTLWNFGIVHGANKLLLWRIDADGSLGKFGMLDVPQLPIVHDFVVTARYMVFLVPPWDVRMTRDSTILGAHTWNGARPLRVVVVDRTDFTLRRIVEMPAGMTLHLGNGWDEGDVIRLDACLAADDSALRALGNVMRGEQTQAAVMRSVLVTIDLARGVARSESLLDGTEFPRVAPADVGQRYRELFVTTRPDTAQFGMTGIARIEVESGKVDRFDYGADWIVEEHVPVPKASGRGVWLVGAAYDVRQRQTVLAVFDGARLAHGPVARARLAYAAPLCFHGNFLRT comes from the coding sequence ATGGACAGGCGGAACTTCCTGCAAGGCGTCGCCGCGGGCGCCACGCTGACGGCGTTGCCCATTCTGGCACGCGCGGACGAGACCAAAGATGCCTACCGGGCGCACCTGCCGGGCACGCCGCGGCTGGCGCCGCTGGCCGGTTGTGCGAGCGAGCGGCTGGGCGGCGTGGCGGCGCTCGAAGGGCGCTGGCCCGCCGAGCTGCGCGGCACCTTTTATCGCAACGGCCCGGCCCGCTTCGAGCTGGGCGGCGAGCGCTATCGCCACTGGTTCGATGGCGACGGCATGGCGCACGCCTGGCACATCGATGGCGGGACCGTGCGCCACGAAGCGCGCTTCGTGCGTACGCAAAAATATGAGCAGGAAACGGCCGCCGGCCGGTTTCTCTACCCGGCCTTCGATACCCGCATCGCCCGCCGTCCCGTGGGCAACAACGACAGCGTCAACCCGGCCAACACGAACCTGGTGCCGCACGGCGGCAAGCTGTACGCGCTGTGGGAAGGGGGCTCGGCAACGGAACTGGACCCGGACGGCCTGGCCACGCGCGGCATCAAGCGCTGGCGCGACGACCTGGCTGCCATGCCGTTTTCCGCCCACCCGAAGATCACGCCGGACGGCACGCTGTGGAACTTCGGCATCGTGCACGGCGCGAACAAGCTGCTGCTGTGGCGCATCGACGCCGATGGCAGCCTGGGCAAATTCGGCATGCTCGACGTGCCCCAGCTGCCGATCGTGCACGACTTCGTCGTCACGGCCCGCTATATGGTGTTCCTGGTGCCGCCGTGGGATGTGCGCATGACGCGCGACAGCACGATCCTGGGCGCGCACACGTGGAATGGTGCGCGGCCGTTGCGCGTGGTCGTGGTCGACCGGACCGATTTCACGCTGCGCCGCATCGTCGAGATGCCGGCTGGCATGACGCTACACCTGGGCAATGGCTGGGACGAGGGCGACGTCATCCGCCTGGACGCCTGCCTGGCGGCCGACGACAGCGCCTTGCGCGCCCTGGGCAACGTGATGCGGGGCGAGCAAACCCAGGCGGCGGTAATGCGCTCGGTGCTGGTCACGATCGACCTGGCCCGGGGCGTAGCACGCAGCGAATCGCTGCTCGACGGGACGGAGTTTCCCCGCGTCGCCCCCGCCGACGTGGGCCAGCGCTACCGCGAGCTGTTCGTGACGACGCGTCCCGACACGGCGCAATTCGGCATGACCGGCATCGCCCGCATCGAGGTCGAGAGCGGCAAGGTCGACCGCTTCGACTATGGCGCGGACTGGATCGTGGAAGAGCACGTGCCCGTGCCCAAGGCGTCGGGCCGGGGCGTGTGGCTGGTCGGCGCCGCCTACGACGTGCGCCAGCGCCAGACCGTGCTGGCCGTGTTCGACGGCGCCCGGCTGGCGCACGGTCCGGTGGCGCGCGCCCGGCTGGCGTATGCGGCACCGCTGTGCTTTCATGGGAATTTTCTTCGTACCTGA